Proteins encoded within one genomic window of ANME-2 cluster archaeon:
- a CDS encoding DUF21 domain-containing protein: MIDLITSIELIIVMILVSLSAFFSSSETAFIGANRIKMLHLAEKGDRRARIIHDELQDPEKFITTILVGNNIVNIASSVLVTVIVLRYFGNAGIAVATGVMTVVILVFGEIVPKTFATRHADSYALRIAFILELLTKLLFPLVVVFVEITNIVLHIFGVKEKIKNPFITEDQIKLILKLGVEEGVIRHQDKQYIQNVLDFSDEKAKTAMTYKSHMVTVENSKTLIEALEKINESGHSRLPVWEGHFDNVIGMIFAKDLLRYRDEELETKTVQEILRPILIVKKDRTIASIFRELQSRKVQIAVVVDEDEKVVGLLSIEDILEEIVGEILDEYDIEVMSSGILPRPKQ, from the coding sequence GTGATAGACCTGATAACATCAATTGAACTAATAATAGTCATGATCCTGGTAAGTCTTTCAGCCTTTTTTTCGTCTTCTGAGACTGCTTTTATTGGAGCTAACCGAATCAAGATGCTTCACCTGGCTGAGAAAGGTGACCGGAGGGCCAGGATAATTCATGATGAACTGCAGGATCCGGAGAAGTTCATCACCACCATCCTTGTTGGCAATAATATAGTAAATATAGCATCTTCAGTACTTGTTACCGTGATCGTGCTGAGATATTTCGGCAATGCCGGCATTGCTGTAGCTACAGGAGTAATGACCGTGGTCATTCTGGTATTTGGTGAGATTGTTCCCAAGACCTTTGCAACACGTCATGCTGATTCCTATGCTCTCAGAATTGCCTTTATACTGGAGCTTCTCACCAAACTGCTATTTCCACTGGTAGTGGTCTTTGTCGAGATAACAAATATTGTGCTGCACATATTTGGCGTTAAGGAAAAGATAAAGAATCCATTTATCACAGAAGACCAGATAAAACTCATTTTGAAATTAGGGGTAGAAGAAGGGGTGATCAGACACCAGGATAAGCAGTACATCCAGAACGTGCTTGATTTCAGTGATGAAAAGGCAAAGACAGCTATGACCTATAAAAGTCACATGGTCACTGTTGAGAATTCCAAGACCCTTATTGAAGCTCTGGAAAAAATAAATGAATCCGGTCATTCAAGGCTGCCTGTGTGGGAGGGTCATTTTGATAATGTAATTGGAATGATATTTGCCAAAGACCTGCTCAGATACCGTGATGAAGAACTTGAAACAAAGACCGTTCAAGAGATACTGCGGCCAATACTGATAGTAAAAAAGGACCGCACGATCGCCTCAATTTTCAGGGAATTACAGTCTCGAAAGGTACAGATAGCGGTTGTAGTGGATGAAGATGAAAAAGTAGTTGGGTTGTTGTCTATCGAAGATATTCTTGAGGAAATAGTGGGCGAGATACTTGATGAATATGACATAGAAGTGATGAGTAGCGGTATACTGCCCAGGCCTAAACAATAA
- a CDS encoding lipoate--protein ligase family protein — MDADLRDGAYSAALFHSIGRHVGSGDSDETILFWRAKRPTLYVGYHQYVEDEVHEDYCQEYNIDIVRRILGGGCGYCDQDQVLFSVIGTQDGLMPGNVQAAYNKVLSGMMLALEAFGLEGEVDTTRNGVFVQGRKISGNAQGRFDGAVMVNGSFLLDFDFDTMDRVLKHPTRNLRPEVKTAREGMVTLSDLMELPPVDIIKQTLRSGFEEALDIGTYEGTISGEEERLAVGLTRQYASLEWTYRMDQKRAKRKKG, encoded by the coding sequence ATGGATGCAGATTTAAGAGATGGGGCGTACAGTGCTGCCCTGTTCCATTCCATCGGGCGCCATGTAGGCTCTGGCGACAGTGACGAAACCATACTTTTCTGGAGGGCCAAACGTCCAACTCTTTATGTGGGCTACCACCAGTATGTGGAAGATGAGGTCCATGAAGACTATTGCCAGGAGTATAATATTGACATCGTGCGCAGGATACTGGGGGGAGGATGCGGATACTGTGACCAGGACCAGGTGTTGTTCTCAGTCATAGGCACACAGGACGGGCTAATGCCTGGTAATGTCCAGGCTGCATACAATAAGGTGCTATCAGGCATGATGCTGGCGCTTGAAGCTTTTGGTCTGGAAGGTGAAGTGGACACGACACGAAATGGTGTCTTCGTCCAGGGGCGTAAAATATCAGGTAATGCCCAGGGGCGGTTCGATGGTGCTGTAATGGTCAATGGCAGTTTTTTGCTCGATTTTGATTTTGATACCATGGATCGTGTACTGAAACATCCTACCAGAAATCTGCGACCCGAAGTGAAGACTGCCAGGGAGGGAATGGTCACCCTGTCCGACCTGATGGAACTACCGCCAGTTGATATAATAAAACAGACACTGCGTTCAGGTTTTGAAGAGGCACTGGACATCGGTACTTATGAGGGGACGATATCGGGTGAGGAAGAACGGCTGGCTGTTGGGTTGACCCGGCAGTATGCATCATTGGAATGGACGTACCGGATGGATCAAAAGAGGGCAAAACGAAAAAAAGGATAA
- a CDS encoding lipoate--protein ligase family protein encodes MEQWRCIDFGKVDIRDMMAINEAIHRSDEGNTLFFWAPTKSIILGYFQKAAVELDLEKCKDYTLVRRTSGGGIAFSDDLDRQINYGVVGTIDDDKFPLDIVESYKQICGMLIDTLKEYGLSAGFRPINDVTVDNKKISGNAMTRRDNKTLQHGTLLLDFDIREMLCISNIPKEKYMDKQIQSIEQGMTWMDRELGYQLDIDEVKGNIRKNFERRFSVDLTDSTLSGKEKAMVRELLPKYYSDEWTYKR; translated from the coding sequence ATGGAACAGTGGAGATGTATTGATTTTGGCAAGGTGGATATCAGGGACATGATGGCCATCAACGAAGCTATACACCGCAGTGATGAGGGCAATACCCTGTTCTTCTGGGCGCCCACAAAATCCATCATTCTTGGTTATTTCCAGAAAGCAGCAGTGGAACTTGACCTTGAGAAGTGTAAAGATTATACCCTTGTCAGGCGCACCAGCGGCGGAGGTATTGCATTTTCAGATGACCTTGACAGGCAGATAAACTACGGTGTCGTAGGGACCATAGATGACGACAAGTTCCCGCTGGATATTGTGGAGTCATATAAGCAGATATGCGGTATGCTCATAGATACCCTGAAAGAGTACGGATTGAGTGCAGGTTTCCGTCCTATCAATGATGTGACTGTGGATAACAAGAAAATATCGGGTAATGCCATGACCCGGCGGGACAACAAGACCCTTCAGCACGGCACCCTGCTGCTTGACTTCGATATCAGGGAAATGCTGTGCATTTCCAATATTCCCAAGGAGAAGTACATGGATAAACAGATACAGTCAATTGAACAGGGTATGACATGGATGGATAGGGAACTGGGCTATCAATTGGACATTGATGAGGTCAAGGGGAATATCCGCAAGAACTTTGAGAGACGGTTCAGTGTTGATTTGACAGATTCCACATTGTCAGGGAAGGAAAAGGCCATGGTCAGGGAACTGCTGCCTAAATACTATTCAGACGAATGGACATACAAGCGATAA
- a CDS encoding radical SAM protein, producing MSLVRASLGTLAVLGMELMLMDAPPTTAYLQIYTEQRCRANCLFCSQAKDSEGELKHIARGQYMPADLEEVVRRLGIAFENGYLHRACIQTAMYPGMWEDTLYLIGRIRESCSIPISLSVFPLDTDKYQTLSGMSVDQLVIPLDASTPELFHRIKGKEAGGPFTWDSHLDGLKRAAAVFPHVGTHIIVGMGETDKEVVELVGRLHGMGIHTALFAYTRLPGTRKLDVVEAAPDIGHYRRVQIASYLLRHDLVRLDDIEFEGGDLTHFGVGGHELESIIEKGEAFMTTGCANCNRPYATETHDPVYNYPAAPGVGEIDKIKRQIKK from the coding sequence ATGAGCCTGGTCAGAGCATCACTGGGTACGCTGGCGGTACTGGGCATGGAACTGATGCTCATGGATGCGCCCCCCACCACTGCATACCTGCAGATATACACTGAGCAGCGCTGCCGGGCCAATTGCCTGTTCTGTTCCCAGGCTAAGGATTCGGAGGGTGAGTTGAAGCACATCGCCAGGGGCCAGTACATGCCTGCAGACCTGGAAGAAGTAGTGAGGCGGCTGGGAATCGCTTTTGAGAACGGTTACCTCCACAGGGCATGCATCCAGACGGCTATGTACCCTGGCATGTGGGAGGACACCCTGTACCTGATAGGGCGCATCAGGGAATCATGCAGCATTCCTATTTCATTATCCGTATTCCCTCTTGATACTGATAAATATCAAACACTGTCAGGGATGAGCGTGGACCAGCTGGTAATTCCCCTTGATGCTTCAACCCCGGAATTGTTCCACAGGATAAAAGGTAAGGAGGCAGGGGGTCCATTTACCTGGGACAGCCATCTGGACGGTCTTAAACGTGCAGCAGCTGTATTCCCGCATGTGGGCACTCATATTATCGTTGGCATGGGCGAGACCGACAAAGAAGTTGTGGAACTGGTGGGCAGGTTGCACGGGATGGGTATTCATACTGCCCTGTTTGCATATACCAGGCTTCCTGGAACAAGGAAGTTGGATGTTGTGGAAGCGGCGCCTGATATCGGACATTACCGCAGGGTACAGATTGCTTCATACCTGTTACGACATGACCTGGTGCGGCTGGATGACATAGAGTTCGAGGGTGGGGATCTCACTCATTTCGGAGTTGGTGGACATGAATTGGAATCAATAATAGAAAAGGGCGAGGCTTTCATGACTACGGGCTGTGCCAACTGCAACCGTCCCTATGCAACTGAAACCCACGACCCGGTGTACAATTATCCTGCTGCCCCGGGTGTCGGCGAGATAGATAAGATAAAACGGCAGATAAAGAAATAG
- a CDS encoding radical SAM protein, with protein MSFDIYKVHHRIMDMQDIKPGQKDAMKSAFDVRFHNFSNRVQFFPQPFLPVSVTGTHCDLNCKHCSTHYLEHMADAASNDLQHIAGDLARRGENGILLSGGSMHDGSVPTYEQGDAIRSLKSAFGLKISAHTGLVNREQASFFREYGLDMALVDVIGSESTIHDVYGLDRTPEDYDTTLSYLADEGIPLAPHIIVGLHGGKLDHEFRALEMVRQYDPEVVVIVVFIPTDGTDYRTAQKPDINDVVEVMTAAREMFPSTPLSLSCVRPGGRYRSLLDECALLCGLDRIAVPSRHCYRAAGEMGLDIMEVDRMCCSYGGA; from the coding sequence ATGAGTTTTGATATCTACAAAGTGCATCATCGCATTATGGATATGCAGGACATAAAACCCGGTCAGAAGGATGCTATGAAATCCGCTTTTGATGTACGCTTCCATAATTTTTCAAACAGGGTGCAATTTTTCCCGCAACCGTTCTTACCTGTATCGGTCACAGGTACACATTGTGACCTCAACTGCAAACATTGTTCAACCCACTATCTGGAGCACATGGCAGATGCCGCATCCAATGATCTGCAACATATCGCAGGTGACCTTGCCAGGCGTGGCGAAAACGGTATACTTCTCTCGGGAGGCAGTATGCACGACGGGTCAGTACCAACGTATGAACAGGGGGATGCCATCAGATCATTGAAGTCGGCCTTTGGCCTGAAGATAAGTGCCCATACCGGGCTGGTCAATAGAGAACAGGCATCATTTTTTCGGGAATATGGGCTGGACATGGCCCTTGTGGATGTGATAGGCAGTGAAAGTACCATTCATGACGTGTACGGGCTGGACAGGACACCTGAGGATTATGATACTACCCTTTCCTATCTTGCCGATGAGGGCATCCCACTGGCACCCCATATCATAGTGGGCCTCCATGGCGGTAAACTTGACCACGAGTTCAGGGCACTTGAGATGGTACGGCAGTATGACCCTGAAGTAGTGGTCATCGTTGTATTCATACCTACAGATGGCACAGATTATAGAACCGCCCAGAAACCTGACATCAATGACGTAGTTGAAGTGATGACCGCAGCCAGGGAGATGTTCCCGTCCACGCCTTTATCGCTCAGCTGCGTGCGTCCGGGCGGCAGGTATCGTTCACTACTTGATGAATGTGCGCTGCTCTGCGGGCTGGACAGGATTGCAGTACCCAGCAGGCACTGTTACCGCGCGGCAGGGGAGATGGGGCTGGACATCATGGAAGTGGATAGGATGTGCTGCTCGTACGGAGGCGCTTAG